In Polaribacter sp. Hel_I_88, the following proteins share a genomic window:
- a CDS encoding isoaspartyl peptidase/L-asparaginase family protein, with product MKRRNFIKKASATGLGLVAVSSSLISCDETTKDKKIGVASSKVIKPLVIATWKTDLAVETAAAVLEKGGSALDAVEEGCRIEEANEKGQSVGKGGLPDRDGDVTLDACIMDSTGNYGAVLGVKNIKHVISVARKVMEDTPHVMLVGEGAKKFAISKGFEPEDLLTEASKKAWEKWKETSEYKPIINIENHDTIGMLAIDKKGDISGACTTSGLAYKMAGRVGDSPIIGGGLFVDNEIGGASATGLGEEVLKTVGSFLIVELMRQGRTPQEACEEAIGRIVNKPGKNFKDFQVGYIAVNKQGETGAYSIHEWFSYNIYKNKENKNIKSDFFNKS from the coding sequence ATGAAAAGAAGAAATTTTATAAAAAAAGCATCAGCTACAGGTTTAGGATTGGTTGCTGTATCATCATCATTAATTTCATGTGATGAAACTACAAAAGATAAAAAAATTGGTGTAGCATCATCAAAAGTTATAAAACCATTGGTTATTGCCACTTGGAAAACAGATTTAGCCGTAGAAACTGCTGCAGCAGTTCTAGAAAAAGGAGGATCTGCTTTAGATGCAGTAGAAGAAGGCTGTAGAATAGAAGAAGCCAATGAAAAAGGACAATCTGTAGGAAAAGGAGGTTTACCTGATAGAGATGGAGATGTAACTCTAGATGCTTGTATTATGGATTCAACAGGAAATTATGGAGCAGTTTTAGGTGTAAAAAACATCAAACACGTAATTTCTGTAGCAAGAAAAGTCATGGAAGATACTCCACATGTAATGTTAGTGGGTGAAGGCGCAAAAAAGTTTGCCATTTCTAAAGGCTTTGAACCTGAGGATTTATTAACAGAGGCTTCTAAAAAAGCTTGGGAAAAATGGAAAGAAACATCAGAATACAAACCGATTATCAATATCGAAAATCATGATACCATTGGAATGTTAGCTATTGATAAAAAAGGAGATATTTCTGGAGCTTGTACCACAAGTGGATTGGCATATAAAATGGCTGGTAGAGTAGGAGATTCACCCATAATTGGTGGAGGTTTGTTTGTAGATAATGAAATTGGGGGAGCCTCTGCAACAGGTTTAGGAGAAGAAGTTTTAAAAACAGTAGGTAGCTTTTTAATTGTGGAATTAATGCGTCAAGGAAGAACTCCACAAGAAGCTTGTGAAGAAGCTATTGGACGAATTGTAAACAAACCAGGAAAGAATTTTAAAGACTTTCAAGTCGGTTACATTGCTGTGAATAAACAAGGTGAAACAGGAGCGTATTCTATTCATGAGTGGTTTAGTTATAACATTTACAAAAACAAAGAAAACAAGAATATCAAATCAGATTTTTTTAATAAGAGTTAG
- a CDS encoding sugar MFS transporter yields the protein MSTTKKSYKSAFIFLTTLFFLWGFITVLVDSLVPRLKDVFEMSYAKTVLVQFAFFVAFFVFSLPAGFILSKIGYKKGIVLGLLTMALGCLLFYPAAEYRTFVVFLIGYFTLAGGITILQVAANPYVALLGTEDGASSRLNLSQAFNSLGTTIAPVIGALFLLSDSVKTSEEINLLSELDKTNYYVAEAATVQTPFLWIAASIAILAIIFGFINLPTVMEKVPKGGYGKLLKNKAMLLGALGIFVYVGAEVSIGSFLVNYFADMNLGAVVAQNETMMHIANTIASTFNKTFTDSDPKSLLGIFVIFYWGGAMIGRFIGSYLTKIMAPGKVLAIFATLAILMIMISINTVGLLSMWSILAVGLFNSIMFPTIFTLSLEGLGDLKAQASGLLCMAIVGGAVIPFIFGSLIDGFGFKTAFILAILCYGYILFFGRFKAKKIS from the coding sequence ATGTCAACAACCAAGAAATCCTACAAAAGTGCTTTTATTTTTTTAACGACGTTATTTTTCCTTTGGGGATTTATTACAGTGTTAGTCGATAGTTTAGTGCCAAGATTAAAAGATGTTTTCGAAATGTCGTATGCAAAAACAGTGCTAGTACAATTTGCATTTTTTGTGGCTTTCTTTGTGTTCTCTTTACCTGCAGGATTTATATTATCTAAAATCGGGTATAAAAAAGGAATTGTTTTAGGCCTATTAACCATGGCATTAGGCTGTTTGTTATTTTATCCTGCTGCAGAATACAGAACTTTTGTAGTGTTTTTAATCGGATATTTTACATTAGCTGGTGGAATTACCATTTTACAAGTGGCTGCAAATCCTTATGTAGCCTTGTTAGGAACTGAAGATGGTGCAAGTAGTCGTTTAAATTTGTCGCAAGCATTCAACTCTTTAGGAACCACAATTGCTCCTGTAATTGGTGCATTATTTTTACTAAGTGATTCCGTAAAAACATCCGAAGAAATTAATCTATTAAGTGAACTTGATAAAACGAATTACTATGTTGCAGAAGCAGCCACAGTGCAAACACCTTTTTTATGGATTGCTGCTTCCATTGCAATTTTAGCCATCATTTTTGGATTTATCAACTTGCCAACAGTTATGGAAAAGGTGCCAAAGGGCGGTTATGGAAAGTTGTTAAAAAACAAAGCTATGTTACTAGGAGCTTTAGGAATTTTTGTGTACGTAGGTGCAGAAGTTTCTATTGGTAGCTTTTTGGTCAATTATTTTGCTGATATGAATTTAGGAGCAGTCGTTGCTCAAAATGAAACCATGATGCATATTGCCAACACCATTGCAAGTACTTTTAATAAAACTTTCACAGATTCCGATCCAAAATCATTGTTGGGTATTTTTGTAATTTTTTATTGGGGTGGAGCCATGATTGGTCGATTTATAGGTTCTTATTTAACTAAAATTATGGCACCAGGAAAAGTGTTAGCCATTTTTGCAACTTTGGCAATACTTATGATTATGATTTCCATAAACACAGTAGGTTTACTTTCTATGTGGTCTATTTTAGCAGTTGGTTTGTTCAACTCAATTATGTTCCCAACTATTTTTACGTTAAGTTTAGAAGGTTTGGGTGATTTAAAAGCACAGGCTTCTGGTTTGCTATGTATGGCAATTGTGGGTGGAGCTGTAATTCCTTTTATTTTTGGTAGTTTAATAGATGGTTTTGGTTTTAAAACAGCGTTTATTTTAGCAATTCTTTGTTATGGATACATTTTGTTTTTTGGTAGGTTTAAAGCAAAGAAAATAAGTTGA
- a CDS encoding GH92 family glycosyl hydrolase translates to MKLQFFSLFLLVFTIISCKPEIEIHEAQKDKPLISYVNPFIGTDGHGHTYPGATLPFGMMQLSPDTRLDGWDGCSGYHYSDNEIYGFSHTHLSGTGVSDYGDILLMPTNKQIFNNGANTSSSSVQVEGYKSKFSHKNEVAEPGFYKVHLDDTNIDVALTVSKRSGMHKYNFPTAENQFVILDLEHRDEVLDAKIDKISDTEIVGYRHSKAWATDQRLFYVIKTSHPFTDVLQSPLQDGLVGGRKAALNFINPNNEPVFIKIGISAVDVDGARKNLEGEIGSKSFEEVKKTAQDFWEQQLEKIVIEDENEDNKVNFYTSMYHVALAPNLYQDVDGRYRGMDLEIHKTKDFDYYTVFSLWDTYRAAHPLYTIIEQEKTNDFINTFLAKYDEGGIMPIWDLAANYTGCMIGYHAVPVIADAYLKGIQGFDANKALEAMKHSATRDKLGLDSYKNYGFIPVEKESESVSKTLEYAYDDWTIAQMAKAMGKENDYKTYSQRAQYYKNIFDPSTQFMRGRFRNTWFAPFDPYEVNFNYTEANSWQYSFYVPQDIVGFTKLLGGKQQLENQLDKLFTANDKTSGSHQVDITGLIGQYAHGNEPSHHMAYLYNFVNKPYKTQEKVRQILTELYTNAPDGISGNEDCGQMSAWYIFSSLGFYPVTPGANQYIIGSPLFNKATINLESGKSFTVDVVYKSKEHKYIKSVKLNGENYEYSYINHTAIMNGGSLIFEMTDQPTNWGTKDEFIPSTEIKEHVIVASPFIAKGDIAFKESTEIELKSVDKDAEIYFSFGHKFKKYEYPILISEALTLSVYAQKGETKSKTITTTFYKIDPNLKIELQSKYANQYNAGGNNALIDGILGTEDFRTGTWQGYHNTDLVAIVDLGKEDNNEGRLEVNFLEDQRSWIFLPSEVEILISSDAKSYKSLGDYSVDNTKENENVKIQEYIFKYPPNTKVRYIKIIAKKLGKLPEWHLGYKHDGRSWIFVDEIQIR, encoded by the coding sequence ATGAAGCTTCAATTTTTTTCTCTTTTTCTTCTCGTATTTACAATAATATCTTGCAAACCAGAAATCGAAATTCATGAAGCCCAAAAAGACAAACCTTTAATTTCTTATGTAAATCCTTTTATAGGAACTGATGGTCATGGACACACATATCCTGGTGCAACTTTGCCTTTTGGAATGATGCAATTATCTCCAGACACAAGGTTGGATGGTTGGGATGGTTGTTCAGGTTACCATTATTCAGACAATGAAATTTACGGATTTTCACACACCCATTTAAGTGGAACAGGAGTTTCTGATTATGGAGATATTTTACTGATGCCAACCAATAAGCAAATATTTAATAATGGAGCAAACACCTCGTCAAGCTCTGTGCAAGTTGAAGGCTATAAATCTAAATTTTCTCATAAGAATGAAGTTGCAGAGCCTGGTTTTTACAAAGTGCATTTAGATGATACAAATATTGATGTAGCATTAACAGTTTCTAAAAGAAGTGGAATGCACAAATATAATTTTCCTACTGCTGAAAATCAATTTGTAATTTTAGATTTAGAGCATAGAGATGAAGTTTTAGATGCTAAAATCGATAAAATTTCGGATACAGAAATTGTAGGTTATCGTCATTCTAAAGCATGGGCAACAGATCAACGATTGTTTTATGTTATAAAAACTTCACATCCATTTACAGATGTTTTACAGTCACCTTTGCAAGATGGTTTAGTTGGTGGTAGAAAAGCTGCTTTAAATTTTATCAATCCAAATAACGAACCTGTATTTATTAAAATAGGAATTTCTGCTGTTGATGTTGATGGAGCTAGAAAGAATTTAGAAGGAGAAATTGGTAGCAAATCATTTGAAGAAGTAAAAAAAACAGCACAAGATTTTTGGGAACAACAATTAGAAAAAATTGTTATAGAAGATGAAAATGAAGACAATAAAGTCAACTTTTATACTTCTATGTATCATGTTGCATTAGCTCCAAATTTGTATCAAGATGTGGATGGGAGATATAGAGGAATGGATTTAGAAATCCATAAAACTAAAGATTTTGATTATTATACAGTGTTTTCATTATGGGATACGTATAGAGCTGCACATCCTCTATATACCATTATAGAGCAAGAAAAAACCAACGATTTTATCAATACTTTTTTGGCTAAATATGATGAAGGTGGCATTATGCCAATTTGGGATTTAGCTGCAAATTATACAGGTTGTATGATTGGATATCATGCAGTGCCTGTAATTGCAGATGCCTATTTAAAAGGTATACAAGGTTTTGATGCTAATAAGGCTTTAGAAGCAATGAAACATTCTGCAACTCGCGATAAATTAGGTTTAGATTCGTATAAAAACTATGGTTTTATTCCTGTAGAAAAAGAATCTGAATCGGTTTCTAAAACCTTAGAATATGCTTATGATGATTGGACAATTGCACAAATGGCAAAAGCAATGGGTAAAGAAAATGATTATAAAACCTACTCACAAAGAGCACAATATTATAAGAATATTTTTGATCCAAGTACGCAATTTATGAGAGGTAGATTTAGAAATACCTGGTTTGCACCTTTTGATCCTTATGAAGTAAACTTTAATTATACAGAAGCCAATTCTTGGCAATACAGTTTTTATGTGCCTCAAGATATTGTAGGTTTTACAAAATTGTTAGGAGGAAAGCAGCAATTAGAAAATCAGTTAGATAAATTATTTACAGCTAACGATAAAACTTCTGGAAGTCATCAAGTAGATATTACTGGTTTAATTGGGCAATATGCACATGGTAATGAACCTAGTCATCACATGGCTTATTTGTATAATTTTGTAAACAAACCTTATAAAACTCAAGAAAAAGTACGTCAGATTTTAACAGAATTGTACACAAATGCTCCAGATGGAATTTCAGGAAATGAAGATTGTGGACAAATGAGTGCTTGGTATATTTTTTCTTCTTTAGGCTTTTATCCTGTAACTCCTGGTGCTAATCAATATATTATTGGAAGTCCATTATTTAATAAGGCTACTATTAATTTAGAATCTGGAAAATCATTCACGGTAGATGTTGTATATAAATCTAAAGAGCACAAATACATCAAATCTGTAAAATTAAATGGAGAAAACTATGAGTATTCGTATATCAATCATACAGCTATTATGAATGGTGGAAGTTTGATTTTTGAAATGACAGATCAACCTACAAATTGGGGAACAAAAGATGAATTTATTCCATCAACAGAAATTAAAGAACATGTAATTGTGGCATCACCTTTTATTGCAAAAGGAGATATTGCTTTTAAAGAAAGTACAGAAATAGAGTTAAAGTCTGTTGATAAAGATGCAGAAATATATTTTTCATTTGGTCATAAATTTAAAAAATATGAATATCCAATTTTAATTTCTGAAGCCTTGACATTATCAGTTTATGCCCAAAAAGGAGAAACAAAAAGTAAAACAATTACCACAACTTTTTATAAAATAGATCCAAACCTTAAAATTGAATTACAAAGCAAGTATGCAAATCAATATAATGCTGGTGGAAATAATGCTTTAATTGATGGAATTCTTGGAACAGAAGATTTTAGAACAGGCACTTGGCAAGGATATCATAATACAGATTTAGTGGCTATTGTTGATTTAGGAAAAGAAGATAATAATGAAGGTAGATTAGAAGTCAATTTCTTAGAAGACCAACGCTCATGGATTTTTCTTCCTTCTGAAGTAGAGATTTTAATTTCTTCTGATGCTAAAAGTTATAAATCTCTAGGTGATTATTCAGTCGATAACACTAAAGAAAATGAAAATGTAAAAATTCAAGAATATATTTTTAAATATCCTCCAAATACAAAAGTTAGATACATAAAAATCATTGCAAAAAAATTAGGCAAACTTCCTGAATGGCATTTAGGTTACAAACATGATGGAAGAAGTTGGATTTTTGTAGATGAAATCCAAATAAGATAA
- a CDS encoding copper homeostasis protein CutC, which translates to MVLEICANSYQSAINAQNAGADRIELCSELSVGGVTPSYGLLKKISEEITIPVNVLIRPRSGDFCYTDDEFEQMKIDIQLCKELGFNGIVSGVLNSDNSIDIKRTRALIELSKPLSFTFHRAFDCVSNPKESLQILINLKVDKILTSGLQEKAENGIQLLIDLQKIAKDKLIILPGSGINPRNAHVFKEAGFKEIHTSATKEIRNSNVFFDSTKQTVSDTKTIQKILKVIKDA; encoded by the coding sequence ATGGTTTTAGAAATTTGCGCAAACTCTTATCAATCAGCAATAAACGCTCAAAATGCTGGAGCAGACAGAATTGAACTTTGTTCAGAGCTATCAGTTGGTGGAGTAACTCCAAGTTATGGTCTGTTGAAAAAAATATCTGAAGAAATTACCATTCCTGTAAATGTTTTAATAAGACCAAGAAGTGGTGATTTTTGTTATACTGATGATGAATTTGAGCAAATGAAAATAGACATACAACTTTGTAAAGAATTAGGTTTTAACGGAATTGTTTCTGGAGTTTTAAATTCGGATAACTCTATTGATATTAAAAGAACAAGAGCGTTAATTGAACTTTCTAAACCACTTTCATTCACCTTTCACAGAGCTTTTGATTGTGTTTCGAATCCAAAAGAATCTCTGCAAATTCTTATAAATTTAAAAGTTGATAAAATTTTAACTTCTGGCTTACAAGAAAAAGCTGAAAACGGAATTCAACTTTTAATTGATTTACAAAAAATTGCAAAAGATAAATTGATCATTCTTCCAGGAAGTGGCATCAATCCTAGAAATGCGCATGTATTTAAAGAAGCTGGTTTTAAAGAAATTCATACTTCTGCCACAAAAGAAATAAGAAATTCAAACGTATTTTTTGATTCAACCAAACAAACCGTTTCTGATACAAAAACAATTCAAAAAATTTTAAAAGTGATAAAAGATGCGTAA
- a CDS encoding AI-2E family transporter encodes MSSPQKASTTNITFEKKVWITVKILILTIAILLLFQSTFRIFLLVLAGSLIAIFFRSLSDKIQRFTNFKEGVCVGISIFASLVITAGLFWLIGAKVQTQITELSETLPKTIDYLKNEINSSSLGENVMNRLTSNSSINKAQSFVGKFFESTFGIFGDLYVVLFIGIFFTISPNIYTNGFIELLPIKRQQKGKQVLEKLNEQLRKWLKGKLFSMVVVFILTAIGLAIIGMPLWLVLALLAGLISFIPNFGPLIALIPAVLVALLQSPTMAALVIGLYALIQFIESNFITTFVQKKLINMPPALIIISQLIMGILTGGWGLILATPITVIVIVLVQELYLKERKS; translated from the coding sequence ATGAGCTCACCTCAAAAAGCATCAACTACAAATATCACTTTTGAAAAAAAAGTATGGATTACCGTTAAAATACTAATTTTAACAATTGCTATTTTATTACTATTCCAAAGCACTTTTCGTATTTTTTTATTGGTGTTGGCGGGTTCATTAATTGCTATTTTTTTTAGAAGTTTAAGCGATAAAATTCAGCGTTTCACAAATTTTAAAGAAGGTGTTTGTGTTGGCATTTCTATTTTTGCAAGTTTAGTAATAACTGCTGGATTGTTTTGGCTTATTGGGGCTAAAGTGCAAACTCAAATCACTGAACTATCAGAAACTTTACCCAAAACTATTGATTATTTAAAGAATGAAATAAACAGCAGTTCTCTTGGTGAAAATGTTATGAATAGACTAACTTCAAATAGCTCTATAAATAAAGCACAGTCTTTTGTAGGAAAGTTTTTTGAATCTACATTTGGAATTTTTGGAGATTTGTATGTTGTCTTGTTTATTGGTATATTTTTTACAATTTCACCCAACATATATACCAATGGATTTATTGAATTATTGCCTATTAAAAGACAACAAAAAGGGAAGCAAGTTTTAGAAAAATTAAACGAGCAATTACGCAAATGGCTTAAAGGAAAATTATTTTCGATGGTTGTTGTGTTTATCTTAACTGCCATTGGTTTGGCAATTATAGGCATGCCTCTTTGGTTGGTTTTAGCACTTTTAGCAGGCTTAATTAGTTTTATTCCTAATTTTGGCCCACTAATAGCTTTGATACCAGCTGTATTAGTCGCGCTTTTACAAAGTCCAACCATGGCTGCTTTAGTGATTGGTCTTTATGCTTTAATTCAATTTATAGAAAGTAATTTTATAACAACATTTGTTCAGAAAAAACTTATTAATATGCCACCAGCACTTATTATAATATCGCAATTAATTATGGGGATTTTAACTGGTGGTTGGGGATTGATCTTAGCAACACCGATTACAGTTATCGTAATTGTACTTGTGCAAGAATTATATCTTAAAGAAAGAAAATCATAA
- a CDS encoding beta-N-acetylhexosaminidase, translating to MKIHHYFLALFILIFWGCQNHTQKPIEPNIIPKPVSLTLEKEVFVLNKNTSLALFGEFESVANFFNSYLKETFDLELTSKKSSNQIIFKKNDSIKNDEGYKLKISQNKILIEAKTKNGAFYAVQSLIQLLPIKSDLNEIAIQCLEIEDAPRFSYRGMHLDVARHFFSVDFIKKYLDIMAMLKMNTFHWHLTEDQGWRIEIKKYPKLQEIAAFRKETLLGHYSDQPHQFDGKKYGGFYTQEEIKDIVTYATERQITVIPEIEMPGHSQAAIAAHPELGCSGKQVEVATKWGVFEEVYCSKETTFKFLEDVIDEVVELFPGKYIHIGGDEAPKTNWKKCENCQNLIKKEGLKDEHELQSYFITRMEKYINQKGKQIIGWDEILEGGLAPNATVMSWRGISGAIEAAKQKHDVILTPNSHLYFDYYQSDNENEPLAIGGFLPLEKVYNFNPIPTELTEAEAKYVLGAQGNVWTEYMPTSEKVEYMAFPRAIALSEVVWSSKENRNYTDFIKRLEHFNKRLDAMNVNYANHIYEIKGALLNDNGKMSYQLETTTDNKIVYSLDGNQPTYLLYPEYEKPIQIDSSTTIKAFVIDKNGEQLGNTFTQKINLHKAVGANISLNVKPHKAYNAGGKQALINGISGNNKRYGDKEWLGFSGEDVEINIDLGKNRIIKKIKMRFYDANGQWIYNPGEVWVTVYNDDDLPNKNDELIKVDIEHFAELLIIPIPDNTQIRNYEYNYTPFSFFDDKNKKNRYIKIWVKNYGIIPEGKQGAGNKAWTFIDEIIVE from the coding sequence ATGAAAATCCATCATTATTTCTTAGCACTTTTTATTTTAATTTTTTGGGGATGCCAAAATCACACTCAAAAACCAATTGAACCGAATATTATTCCGAAACCTGTTTCTCTAACACTTGAAAAAGAAGTTTTTGTTTTAAATAAAAACACTTCTTTGGCACTGTTTGGGGAATTTGAAAGTGTTGCAAACTTTTTTAATTCCTATTTAAAAGAAACATTCGATTTAGAACTAACCTCAAAAAAAAGTAGCAATCAAATTATATTTAAAAAAAATGATTCTATAAAAAATGATGAAGGTTATAAACTTAAAATTAGTCAAAATAAAATATTAATTGAGGCTAAAACTAAAAATGGTGCTTTTTACGCAGTGCAATCTTTAATACAACTATTACCAATTAAATCCGATTTAAATGAAATTGCAATTCAATGTTTAGAAATTGAAGATGCTCCTCGTTTTTCTTACAGAGGAATGCACTTAGATGTTGCTCGTCATTTTTTCTCTGTAGATTTTATAAAAAAATATTTAGATATAATGGCCATGCTAAAAATGAATACGTTTCATTGGCATTTAACAGAAGATCAAGGTTGGCGAATTGAGATTAAAAAATATCCGAAATTACAAGAAATTGCAGCTTTTAGAAAAGAAACGTTACTTGGGCATTATTCAGATCAACCTCATCAATTTGATGGAAAAAAATATGGTGGATTTTACACACAAGAAGAAATTAAAGACATTGTAACTTATGCAACTGAAAGACAAATTACTGTAATTCCAGAAATTGAAATGCCAGGACATAGCCAAGCTGCAATTGCTGCGCATCCTGAGTTGGGTTGTTCTGGAAAACAAGTTGAAGTTGCAACAAAATGGGGAGTTTTTGAAGAAGTTTATTGCTCAAAAGAAACAACATTCAAATTTTTAGAGGATGTTATTGATGAAGTTGTGGAATTATTTCCTGGAAAATATATTCATATTGGTGGTGATGAAGCTCCAAAAACAAATTGGAAAAAATGTGAAAATTGTCAAAATCTCATCAAAAAAGAAGGTTTAAAAGACGAACATGAATTGCAAAGTTATTTCATTACAAGAATGGAGAAATACATCAACCAAAAAGGAAAACAAATTATTGGTTGGGACGAAATTTTAGAAGGTGGTTTGGCACCCAATGCAACTGTGATGTCTTGGAGAGGAATATCTGGAGCTATTGAAGCTGCCAAACAAAAACACGATGTAATTTTAACTCCTAATTCTCATTTATATTTCGATTATTATCAGTCTGATAACGAAAACGAACCCTTAGCAATTGGTGGTTTTTTACCTTTAGAAAAAGTGTATAATTTTAATCCAATTCCAACAGAATTAACTGAAGCCGAGGCAAAATATGTTTTAGGTGCACAAGGAAATGTTTGGACAGAATATATGCCAACTTCAGAAAAAGTAGAATATATGGCGTTTCCAAGAGCAATTGCTTTGAGTGAAGTAGTTTGGTCATCAAAAGAAAACAGAAATTATACCGATTTTATAAAACGTTTAGAGCATTTTAACAAACGTTTGGATGCCATGAATGTGAATTATGCCAATCATATTTATGAGATAAAAGGAGCATTGTTAAATGATAATGGTAAAATGAGTTATCAACTAGAAACTACAACAGATAATAAAATTGTCTATAGTTTGGATGGAAATCAACCTACTTATTTATTATATCCTGAGTATGAAAAACCCATTCAAATTGACTCATCAACAACTATAAAAGCTTTTGTAATTGATAAAAATGGAGAACAATTGGGAAATACTTTTACCCAAAAAATAAATTTACACAAAGCTGTTGGAGCAAATATTTCTTTGAATGTAAAGCCTCATAAAGCATACAATGCTGGAGGTAAACAAGCTTTAATAAACGGGATTTCTGGAAACAACAAACGTTATGGAGATAAAGAATGGTTGGGTTTTTCTGGAGAAGATGTAGAAATTAATATTGATTTAGGTAAGAATAGAATAATAAAAAAAATAAAAATGAGGTTTTATGATGCAAATGGACAATGGATTTATAACCCAGGAGAAGTTTGGGTAACTGTTTATAATGATGACGATTTACCAAATAAAAATGATGAATTAATAAAAGTAGATATCGAACATTTTGCAGAATTACTAATTATTCCAATTCCAGATAATACTCAAATTAGAAATTATGAATATAATTATACACCATTTAGTTTTTTTGATGATAAAAATAAAAAAAATAGATATATAAAAATTTGGGTGAAAAACTACGGAATTATTCCAGAAGGAAAACAAGGTGCAGGAAACAAAGCTTGGACGTTTATTGATGAAATAATTGTAGAGTAA